The following proteins come from a genomic window of Geothrix edaphica:
- a CDS encoding transporter, with translation MRIPLAFCLMFSGFLRAEEPPIEVNPNRPTFANPALTTQPGVAELEWGLQRSTLRDDGPSFGTPTLLKLGLAKDLELRLSCPGYLRLEPAGAPAVSGLGDFNLAVQWCYLHDGLFGMDQAIQVAHTFPTASSAQGLGNGAPIDILTLLFSRDAGPYHIDVNLLESWIGLTPDAGGGRATQTAGTVSITRNLNDAWSLTGELYALQATPVNARIASNLWAVAYKASKRLVLDAGVDVGLTQGAPRYTVFAGLTVGLGRFRKP, from the coding sequence ATGCGCATCCCATTGGCCTTCTGCCTCATGTTCTCCGGCTTTCTGCGGGCGGAGGAACCACCCATCGAGGTGAACCCCAACCGGCCGACCTTTGCCAATCCGGCCCTCACCACACAGCCGGGCGTCGCAGAGCTGGAATGGGGTCTCCAGCGGAGCACCCTCCGCGACGACGGCCCCAGCTTTGGAACGCCCACCCTCCTGAAATTGGGTCTGGCGAAGGATCTGGAGCTTCGCCTCTCATGCCCGGGCTACCTGCGCCTGGAACCCGCGGGCGCGCCTGCAGTCTCGGGGTTGGGTGACTTCAATCTGGCCGTGCAGTGGTGCTACCTCCACGATGGCCTGTTCGGCATGGATCAGGCCATCCAGGTGGCCCACACCTTCCCCACGGCCTCGTCGGCGCAGGGCCTCGGCAACGGCGCCCCGATCGACATTCTCACCCTCCTGTTCAGCCGGGATGCGGGGCCCTACCACATCGATGTGAACCTGCTGGAGTCCTGGATCGGCCTCACTCCCGATGCGGGAGGGGGCCGCGCCACTCAGACCGCGGGCACCGTTTCCATCACCCGCAACCTGAACGACGCCTGGTCCCTCACCGGTGAACTTTACGCCCTCCAGGCCACCCCGGTGAATGCGCGCATCGCCTCCAACCTCTGGGCCGTAGCCTACAAGGCGTCGAAGCGGCTGGTGCTGGATGCGGGCGTGGATGTGGGACTGACTCAAGGAGCGCCCCGATACACCGTCTTCGCGGGGCTCACGGTGGGCCTGGGACGCTTCCGCAAGCCATGA